In Synechococcus sp. CC9616, the following are encoded in one genomic region:
- a CDS encoding NAD(P)H-quinone oxidoreductase subunit J, producing the protein MTETPATPPAPENDSSAVVASEPGKVSQWLAEQGFEHAVLDPDHVGVEQIGVDAPMLPILAAALKAHGFDYLQVQGGYDEGPGKKLVCFYHFLAMAEQVEAMAHSPDVQPREVRLKVFLDREGTPTLPSIYGLFRGADWQERETFDMYGIQFEGHPHPKRLLMPEDWKGWPLRKDYVQPDFYEMQDAY; encoded by the coding sequence ATGACCGAAACACCGGCTACCCCGCCAGCACCTGAGAATGACTCTTCGGCAGTTGTGGCCTCTGAGCCTGGCAAGGTCAGTCAGTGGTTAGCCGAGCAGGGCTTCGAGCACGCTGTCCTCGATCCCGATCACGTTGGAGTTGAACAGATCGGAGTTGACGCGCCGATGCTTCCGATCCTTGCTGCGGCCCTGAAGGCCCATGGCTTTGATTACCTGCAGGTGCAGGGGGGGTACGACGAGGGACCCGGCAAAAAGCTTGTCTGCTTCTACCACTTTCTGGCCATGGCCGAACAAGTGGAGGCCATGGCGCATTCCCCAGACGTTCAACCCCGAGAAGTTCGCCTCAAGGTGTTTCTCGATCGCGAAGGGACGCCGACCCTGCCTTCGATTTATGGATTATTCCGCGGTGCCGATTGGCAAGAACGTGAAACCTTCGACATGTACGGCATCCAGTTTGAGGGGCACCCCCATCCGAAGCGGCTACTGATGCCGGAGGACTGGAAGGGATGGCCCTTGCGGAAGGACTACGTACAGCCTGACTTTTACGAAATGCAGGACGCTTACTGA
- a CDS encoding photosynthesis system II assembly factor Ycf48 gives MNRLLTSILNLALVMALGVSLSGCVTTRLPIAAISPWEAQNLDTEANPLDVAFTDANHGFLVGSNRMIQETDDGGQSWSERSLDLPDEENFRLISIDFNGQEGWIAGQPGLLMHSTDAGQNWTRLFLDTKLPGEPYLITALTSNSAELATNVGAVYETHDGGGSWEARVTDAAGAVRDLRRSDDGSYVSVSGLGNFYATWEPGDAVWQVHQRVSSQRLQSIGYQSDGNLWMVARGAQIRLNDDPGDLESWSKPIIPITNGYGYLDMAWDENGDIWAGGGNGTLLVSHDNGDNWEIDPVGDSQPSNFTRIVLDEEHAFVLGERGNLLRWVGNAV, from the coding sequence ATGAACCGACTGCTGACCTCCATCCTCAACCTGGCGCTTGTGATGGCTCTCGGCGTCAGCCTCAGCGGCTGCGTCACCACACGACTCCCGATCGCTGCCATCAGTCCCTGGGAAGCGCAGAACCTGGACACGGAAGCCAATCCCCTGGACGTGGCCTTCACCGATGCCAACCATGGCTTTCTGGTGGGTAGCAATCGAATGATCCAGGAAACCGATGACGGAGGCCAGAGCTGGAGCGAACGAAGCCTCGACCTACCAGACGAAGAAAACTTCCGATTGATCAGTATCGATTTCAATGGACAGGAAGGTTGGATCGCCGGCCAACCCGGACTGCTGATGCACAGCACCGATGCCGGTCAGAACTGGACCCGTCTGTTTCTCGACACGAAACTGCCAGGTGAGCCGTATCTCATTACGGCCTTGACCTCTAATTCCGCAGAACTGGCCACCAACGTCGGAGCCGTTTACGAGACCCACGACGGCGGTGGAAGCTGGGAAGCCAGAGTGACTGATGCGGCAGGTGCCGTTCGCGATCTTCGCCGCAGCGACGACGGCAGCTACGTCAGTGTGAGCGGCCTTGGCAACTTCTATGCCACCTGGGAGCCCGGTGATGCGGTGTGGCAAGTGCATCAACGCGTCAGCAGCCAGAGATTGCAGAGCATCGGCTACCAGTCCGACGGGAACCTCTGGATGGTGGCCCGCGGCGCTCAAATTCGTTTAAACGATGATCCCGGCGATCTTGAGAGCTGGAGCAAGCCCATCATTCCCATCACCAATGGCTACGGCTACTTGGATATGGCCTGGGATGAGAACGGGGACATCTGGGCCGGAGGAGGAAACGGCACCCTGCTGGTGAGTCATGACAATGGCGATAACTGGGAGATCGATCCAGTCGGAGACAGTCAACCGAGCAATTTCACCCGCATCGTGTTGGATGAAGAACACGCCTTTGTGCTTGGTGAACGGGGCAATCTTCTGCGCTGGGTCGGCAACGCTGTGTAA
- a CDS encoding rubredoxin — MSDEIQSVEDTSASPEIASELTAAAETESDPRTHRFECRSCGYVYDPDEGVKKVGIVAGTAFEDLDPMSFRCPVCRSRVAAFRDIGPRSKASGFDENLDYGLGVNRLTPGQKNVLIFGGLALAFAFFLSLYSLR, encoded by the coding sequence GTGAGCGACGAGATTCAGTCCGTTGAGGACACGAGCGCTTCGCCGGAGATCGCATCGGAGCTGACTGCCGCAGCGGAAACCGAGAGCGACCCCCGCACCCACCGCTTTGAATGCCGCAGCTGCGGTTACGTCTACGACCCCGACGAGGGCGTCAAGAAAGTGGGGATTGTTGCCGGCACGGCTTTTGAGGATCTTGATCCGATGAGCTTCCGCTGTCCGGTCTGTCGGAGCAGGGTGGCGGCCTTCCGTGACATCGGTCCCCGCAGCAAAGCTAGCGGCTTCGACGAGAATCTTGACTACGGCCTGGGTGTGAATCGCCTGACCCCTGGTCAGAAAAACGTCCTTATTTTCGGAGGTCTGGCTCTGGCCTTCGCTTTCTTCCTTTCGCTTTACTCCCTCCGCTAA
- a CDS encoding photosystem II reaction center protein J, protein MSGKKSPFPDGRIPDRLPDGRPAVPWRSRWTEGVLPLWLVATAGGMAVLFVVGLFFYGSYTGVGSA, encoded by the coding sequence ATGAGCGGAAAGAAGTCTCCCTTCCCCGACGGTCGAATTCCTGATCGTCTTCCTGATGGTCGCCCGGCCGTTCCGTGGCGTTCCCGCTGGACTGAAGGCGTTTTACCTCTCTGGCTGGTTGCCACGGCAGGTGGAATGGCTGTTCTGTTCGTGGTGGGTCTTTTCTTCTATGGCTCCTACACAGGCGTTGGTTCGGCTTGA
- the nuoB gene encoding NADH-quinone oxidoreductase subunit NuoB gives MTELSPPSITAVRDLREATCGPIGAPQVTTDLSENVILTSLDDLHNWARLSSLWPLLYGTACCFIEFAALIGSRFDFDRFGLVPRSSPRQADLLIVAGTVTMKMAPALVRLYEQMPEPKYVIAMGACTITGGMFSADSTTAVRGVDKLIPVDLYLPGCPPRPESIFDAVIKLRKKVGNDSIAERHQHQQTHRYITLSHQMKRVEPAVTGQYLRADTQREALAAAPGQALVTDAAVLTPAAEPVES, from the coding sequence ATGACTGAACTTTCACCCCCTTCCATCACAGCCGTCCGCGATCTGCGCGAAGCGACATGTGGCCCCATCGGTGCACCTCAGGTCACCACAGACCTGAGCGAGAACGTCATCCTCACGAGCCTCGATGATCTGCACAACTGGGCCCGACTGAGCAGTCTTTGGCCTTTGCTCTATGGCACAGCATGTTGCTTCATTGAATTCGCAGCCCTGATCGGGTCTCGCTTTGACTTTGATCGTTTCGGTTTGGTGCCCAGAAGCTCACCGCGACAAGCTGATCTTCTGATCGTCGCAGGCACTGTCACCATGAAAATGGCGCCTGCGCTGGTTCGGCTCTACGAGCAGATGCCGGAGCCGAAATATGTGATTGCCATGGGGGCATGCACGATCACCGGCGGCATGTTCAGTGCCGATTCCACAACAGCTGTCCGGGGAGTCGACAAGTTGATTCCGGTTGATCTCTATCTGCCGGGATGTCCCCCCAGGCCCGAATCGATCTTCGATGCCGTGATCAAGCTCCGTAAGAAAGTGGGCAACGATTCCATCGCTGAGCGTCATCAGCATCAGCAGACCCACCGCTACATCACTCTGTCCCATCAGATGAAACGGGTGGAACCCGCTGTGACTGGCCAGTATCTGCGCGCCGACACCCAACGTGAAGCCCTCGCTGCAGCTCCTGGGCAGGCATTGGTGACGGATGCGGCCGTTCTTACCCCTGCTGCTGAACCCGTTGAGTCATGA
- a CDS encoding MlaD family protein has protein sequence MRRSVRDAIVGFSVIGAIVGFAATVAWMRGIRIGASEWRVTAQFSDASGLAERSPVTYRGILVGSVKAIRVTPGAVVADLEISQGDLKLPMPVTATVAPGSLLGGDAQVSLVSKGVALPKDAPMPRSGECDSAKQLCDGGTIRGLQAPSIATVTRTLQQLLSEAEKARLVPALAQSTRQFENTAKDASQFLENAELTTKEIDVLVKQLQAEIAKAEPMISNLNAATANAMKASAHVNNIVASLDNPATLNELRQTAYNASQLTAKIDAVGGDVEKLTSDPEFMKGLRNVTIGLGELFSEIYPAETN, from the coding sequence ATGAGACGCAGTGTTCGTGACGCCATCGTTGGTTTCTCCGTGATCGGAGCGATTGTTGGTTTTGCGGCGACGGTGGCTTGGATGCGCGGCATCCGGATCGGGGCGAGCGAGTGGAGGGTCACAGCCCAGTTTTCAGATGCCTCAGGACTGGCGGAGCGATCACCGGTCACCTATCGCGGCATCCTGGTCGGTTCGGTGAAGGCGATCCGTGTCACGCCCGGCGCGGTGGTGGCGGATCTCGAGATCAGTCAGGGCGATCTCAAGCTGCCGATGCCTGTGACCGCCACCGTTGCCCCGGGGTCACTGCTGGGGGGTGACGCTCAGGTCTCTTTGGTCAGCAAAGGAGTGGCTCTGCCGAAGGATGCTCCGATGCCCCGATCCGGAGAGTGCGATTCAGCAAAACAGCTCTGTGACGGCGGCACGATTCGTGGATTGCAGGCCCCCAGCATCGCCACCGTCACCAGAACGCTGCAGCAGCTTCTTTCTGAAGCAGAAAAGGCGAGGTTGGTGCCGGCTTTGGCTCAATCCACCCGCCAGTTTGAAAACACAGCGAAGGACGCTTCCCAGTTCCTGGAGAATGCCGAACTCACGACAAAGGAGATCGATGTACTGGTGAAGCAATTGCAGGCTGAAATCGCCAAGGCTGAGCCGATGATTTCCAACCTCAATGCCGCCACGGCAAATGCTATGAAAGCATCGGCCCATGTGAACAACATCGTGGCGTCTTTGGATAATCCGGCCACCTTGAACGAATTACGTCAGACCGCATACAACGCCAGCCAGCTCACCGCAAAGATTGATGCGGTTGGCGGCGATGTTGAGAAGCTCACCTCTGATCCGGAATTTATGAAGGGTTTGCGCAACGTCACCATCGGGTTAGGAGAATTGTTCTCTGAGATTTATCCAGCAGAAACGAATTAA
- a CDS encoding photosystem II reaction center protein L encodes MERNPNPNNLPVELNRTSLFLGLLFVFTTGVLFSSYFFN; translated from the coding sequence ATGGAACGCAATCCCAATCCGAACAATCTTCCGGTTGAACTCAATCGCACCAGCCTGTTTCTGGGCCTGCTGTTTGTGTTCACCACCGGTGTGCTGTTCTCCAGCTACTTCTTCAACTGA
- a CDS encoding NAD-dependent epimerase has translation MSRTVVVTGAAGFIGAVLTQRLLQRGDRVVGLDNLNSYYDPSLKQARLAQITAMAPEGQWRFERVALEEGEALMALFAEESPQVVVNLAAQAGVRYSLDNPAAYIQSNLVGFGHILEGCRHHGVQHLVYASSSSVYGGNRNLPFHERQPVNHPVSLYAASKKANELMAHTYSHLYGLPATGLRFFTVYGPWGRPDMAPMLFARAILASEPIKVFNHGRMQRDFTYIDDIVEGVLRCCDKPATADPLFDPLQPDPATAAAPHRVFNIGNSQPTPLLRFIQVMEQALGQEAIKNFQPMQPGDVVATAADTQALENWVGFRPSTSIELGVERFAQWYRSFYAV, from the coding sequence GTGAGCCGCACGGTTGTCGTTACCGGAGCTGCTGGCTTCATCGGAGCTGTTTTAACGCAACGTCTTCTCCAGCGGGGCGATCGCGTTGTTGGTCTTGACAATCTCAACAGCTATTACGACCCCTCTCTGAAACAGGCGCGCCTGGCCCAGATCACGGCCATGGCTCCTGAAGGCCAATGGCGCTTTGAGCGTGTGGCCCTCGAGGAGGGAGAGGCCTTGATGGCCCTGTTTGCCGAGGAGTCACCTCAGGTGGTGGTGAATCTGGCGGCCCAGGCGGGGGTTCGTTACTCGCTCGACAACCCCGCCGCTTACATCCAGAGCAATCTGGTGGGCTTCGGTCACATCCTTGAGGGCTGTCGCCACCATGGCGTGCAGCATCTTGTGTATGCCTCCAGCAGTTCGGTGTACGGGGGGAATCGCAACCTCCCGTTTCACGAGCGACAGCCTGTGAATCATCCCGTGAGCCTTTATGCCGCCAGCAAAAAGGCCAACGAATTGATGGCACACACCTACAGCCACCTCTATGGATTGCCCGCCACCGGGCTGCGCTTCTTCACGGTGTATGGCCCTTGGGGCCGCCCGGACATGGCCCCGATGTTGTTTGCTCGCGCCATTCTCGCCAGCGAGCCCATCAAGGTGTTCAATCACGGCCGGATGCAGCGGGACTTCACGTACATCGATGACATCGTCGAAGGGGTGCTGCGCTGTTGCGACAAACCTGCAACAGCTGATCCCCTGTTTGACCCACTGCAGCCTGATCCTGCGACGGCAGCTGCTCCGCATCGGGTGTTCAACATCGGCAACAGCCAACCCACTCCCCTGCTGCGCTTCATTCAGGTGATGGAACAGGCGCTCGGGCAAGAGGCAATCAAGAACTTTCAGCCCATGCAGCCAGGAGATGTGGTGGCGACGGCAGCCGATACCCAGGCACTGGAGAACTGGGTGGGATTTCGACCTTCAACATCGATTGAACTTGGCGTTGAGCGTTTTGCTCAGTGGTATCGAAGCTTTTACGCAGTTTGA
- a CDS encoding ABC transporter ATP-binding protein codes for MRDLTMQWGSRRILDAVNLDMQPGERLAVVGPSGAGKSTVLRLLAGLQMPTEGELRLFGKPQSYLRLDQDNPPDVRLVFQNPALLASLTVGENVGFLLRKKGGLTEKDISERVEACLQEVGLFDVADLYPGELSGGMQKRVSFARALIDDPQRSDQTMPLLLYDEPTAGLDPVASTRIEDLIVKTTTVAKGCSVVVSHVRSTIERSAQRVVMVYGGQFQWQGSVDEFRSSDNPFVEQFRTGSLRGPMQPAH; via the coding sequence ATGCGCGACCTCACCATGCAGTGGGGCTCAAGACGAATTTTGGACGCTGTCAATCTCGACATGCAGCCCGGCGAACGATTGGCAGTGGTGGGCCCGTCCGGTGCGGGAAAGTCCACGGTGCTGAGACTGTTGGCTGGGTTGCAGATGCCCACCGAGGGAGAACTGAGATTGTTCGGAAAGCCGCAGAGCTATCTGCGCCTGGACCAGGACAATCCTCCTGATGTGCGCCTGGTGTTCCAGAACCCCGCCCTGCTGGCGTCGCTCACGGTCGGGGAGAACGTTGGTTTCCTGCTTCGCAAGAAGGGGGGATTGACCGAAAAGGACATCAGTGAACGGGTGGAGGCCTGCCTGCAGGAAGTGGGACTGTTTGATGTGGCTGATCTGTATCCCGGGGAGCTGAGTGGCGGAATGCAGAAGCGGGTGAGTTTTGCCCGGGCCCTGATCGACGATCCGCAGCGCAGTGATCAGACCATGCCCCTGTTGCTCTACGACGAGCCCACGGCTGGTCTCGATCCGGTGGCGTCCACCAGGATTGAAGACCTGATCGTGAAAACCACCACGGTTGCCAAGGGTTGCTCCGTGGTGGTGAGCCACGTGCGCAGCACGATCGAGCGATCGGCCCAGCGGGTGGTGATGGTGTACGGAGGCCAGTTTCAGTGGCAGGGATCGGTGGATGAGTTCCGCAGTTCAGACAACCCATTCGTTGAACAGTTCAGGACCGGTAGCCTTCGCGGACCCATGCAGCCTGCGCACTGA
- a CDS encoding NAD(P)H-quinone oxidoreductase subunit 3, with product MFALPGYDAFLGFLLIAAAVPVLALITNKLLAPRSRAGERQLTYESGMEPIGGAWIQFNIRYYMFALVFVIFDVETVFLYPWAVAFHRLGLLAFIEALIFIAILLVALAYAWRKGALEWS from the coding sequence ATGTTCGCCCTGCCCGGCTACGACGCCTTCCTCGGCTTTCTACTGATCGCCGCTGCCGTCCCGGTTTTGGCACTGATCACCAACAAGCTGTTGGCTCCCAGGAGCCGCGCAGGTGAGCGCCAGCTCACCTACGAATCCGGCATGGAACCGATCGGCGGGGCCTGGATTCAGTTCAATATCCGCTACTACATGTTTGCCCTGGTCTTCGTCATTTTTGACGTGGAGACCGTTTTTCTCTATCCATGGGCTGTTGCATTTCATCGATTGGGCCTTCTGGCCTTCATCGAAGCGCTGATTTTCATCGCAATCCTGCTAGTGGCCCTCGCCTATGCCTGGCGCAAGGGCGCCCTTGAGTGGAGCTGA
- the psbF gene encoding cytochrome b559 subunit beta: MTQAPMSTTPRNYPIFTVRWLAVHTLGVPTVFFLGALAAMQFIRR, encoded by the coding sequence ATGACACAGGCTCCAATGTCCACCACGCCACGCAACTATCCGATCTTCACGGTGCGTTGGCTTGCCGTTCACACCCTGGGTGTGCCAACGGTGTTCTTCCTCGGCGCCCTCGCCGCGATGCAATTCATCCGCCGCTGA
- the yvcK gene encoding gluconeogenesis factor YvcK family protein has product MRWLQPGLVVKRWVLTSGLGLLMALLGAAVWADLKPIYWILETLSWFLSFITAVLPREITGPLVVLLGIGLLLWGQSRSFGSIQRALVPDKDTILVDALRAKSRLNRGPNIVAIGGGTGLSTLLSGLKRYSSHITAVVTVADDGGSSGVLRRELGVLPPGDIRNCLAALSTEEPLLTRLFQYRFSAGSGLEGHSFGNLFLSALTAITGNLETAITASSRVLAVQGQVVPATNVDVRLWAELENGDRIEGESNIGKAPSPIVRLGCLPERPPALPRALEAIANADLILLGPGSLYTSLLPNLLVPELVSAIQASRAPRLYICNLMTQPGETDGLDVSGHLRAIEAQLASIGISRRLFTAVLAQDDLGSSPLVEHYRSRGADPVICNLDSLRQDGYDVMQAPLQGARPTATLRHDPRSLALAVMRFYRKHRREATGRDQ; this is encoded by the coding sequence ATGCGCTGGCTGCAGCCCGGTCTCGTGGTGAAGCGCTGGGTGCTCACCTCAGGCCTGGGGCTGCTCATGGCCCTGCTGGGAGCGGCCGTCTGGGCCGATTTGAAGCCGATTTACTGGATCCTGGAAACCCTCAGCTGGTTTCTCAGCTTCATCACCGCTGTGCTGCCGCGCGAGATCACAGGGCCACTGGTAGTGCTGTTGGGGATCGGTCTTCTGCTCTGGGGACAAAGCAGAAGCTTCGGGTCGATTCAGCGCGCCCTCGTTCCCGACAAAGACACGATCCTGGTGGATGCGCTGCGAGCCAAGAGCCGTCTCAACCGTGGGCCCAACATCGTTGCGATCGGCGGCGGCACCGGGCTGTCGACACTGCTTAGCGGACTGAAGCGCTACAGCAGTCACATCACAGCGGTCGTCACCGTTGCGGATGACGGCGGTAGCAGCGGTGTTCTACGCAGAGAGCTGGGCGTTCTGCCACCGGGAGACATCCGCAACTGCCTTGCCGCCCTCTCCACCGAGGAGCCCCTGCTGACGCGCCTGTTTCAATACCGCTTCTCCGCCGGCAGCGGCCTTGAAGGGCACAGTTTCGGCAACCTCTTCCTCTCAGCACTGACGGCCATCACCGGCAACCTGGAGACGGCCATCACCGCGTCCAGTCGGGTGCTTGCGGTGCAAGGCCAGGTGGTTCCGGCCACCAACGTGGATGTGCGCCTATGGGCGGAGCTGGAAAACGGGGATCGCATCGAGGGTGAAAGCAACATCGGCAAGGCCCCCAGCCCGATCGTGCGCCTTGGCTGTCTGCCGGAACGTCCGCCAGCCCTGCCCCGGGCCCTCGAAGCCATCGCCAATGCCGATCTGATCCTGCTGGGGCCTGGCAGTTTGTACACCTCCCTGCTTCCCAACCTTCTGGTTCCAGAGCTGGTGTCCGCCATTCAGGCCAGTCGCGCCCCGAGGCTCTACATCTGCAATCTGATGACCCAGCCCGGAGAGACGGATGGACTGGATGTCAGCGGCCATCTACGGGCAATCGAGGCACAGCTCGCCAGCATCGGCATCAGCCGGCGTTTGTTCACGGCTGTTCTGGCACAGGATGATCTCGGATCATCCCCTTTGGTGGAGCATTACCGGTCCCGTGGAGCTGATCCGGTGATCTGCAACCTGGACAGTCTTCGCCAGGATGGATACGACGTCATGCAGGCGCCATTGCAGGGCGCCCGTCCAACGGCCACCCTGCGGCATGATCCACGCAGCCTGGCTTTAGCTGTGATGCGTTTTTACCGGAAGCATCGTCGTGAAGCCACAGGGCGCGATCAGTAA
- a CDS encoding UDP-glucuronic acid decarboxylase family protein, producing the protein MNIHLVTGGAGFLGSHLIDWLMEAGEEVICLDNYFTGRKCNIERWISHPRFELIRHDVTEPIKLEVDRIWHLACPASPIHYQTNPVKTAKTSFLGTYNMLGLARRVGARLLLASTSEVYGDPEIHPQPESYRGCVNPIGVRSCYDEGKRIAETLCFDYKRMNGLDIRIARIFNTYGPRMLIDDGRVVSNFIVQALRGEPLTLYGDGGQTRSFCYVSDLVEGLIKLMNGEQSGPVNLGNPDEFTIRRLAELVRSRIDPSLELIYKPLPEDDPRQRCPRIDTAQQALGWQPTVSLEQGLGATIDSFRSVLNLEMRSGA; encoded by the coding sequence ATGAATATTCATCTGGTTACTGGCGGCGCTGGCTTTCTCGGCTCACACCTGATTGATTGGTTAATGGAGGCTGGGGAAGAGGTGATATGTCTGGATAATTATTTCACGGGTCGTAAGTGCAACATTGAACGCTGGATTTCACATCCGCGCTTTGAATTGATACGTCACGATGTTACTGAGCCGATTAAATTAGAGGTCGATAGGATTTGGCATCTTGCTTGCCCTGCATCGCCGATTCATTACCAAACCAACCCAGTGAAGACCGCCAAAACGAGTTTTCTTGGGACTTACAACATGCTTGGTCTGGCAAGGCGTGTGGGAGCGCGTTTGCTCTTAGCTAGTACCAGTGAGGTGTATGGGGACCCTGAAATTCATCCCCAGCCAGAGTCTTATCGTGGTTGTGTAAATCCCATAGGGGTTAGAAGCTGCTATGACGAAGGGAAGCGAATCGCTGAAACACTTTGCTTTGACTACAAAAGAATGAATGGTCTTGATATACGAATAGCGCGAATTTTCAACACTTATGGGCCTAGGATGTTGATTGATGATGGTCGGGTTGTCAGTAATTTCATCGTTCAGGCTCTCCGCGGAGAGCCGCTTACGTTGTATGGCGATGGAGGCCAGACTCGTTCCTTCTGCTATGTCAGTGATTTGGTGGAGGGTTTAATCAAATTAATGAACGGTGAGCAATCGGGTCCTGTGAATCTCGGTAACCCCGATGAATTCACAATTCGGAGGCTGGCTGAGCTCGTGAGGTCCAGGATTGATCCCAGTTTGGAATTGATCTACAAACCTTTGCCTGAGGATGATCCACGTCAGCGATGTCCACGGATAGATACAGCGCAGCAAGCGCTGGGATGGCAGCCGACTGTGTCACTGGAGCAAGGATTGGGAGCGACGATCGACTCCTTTCGTAGTGTCCTCAATCTGGAGATGAGGTCAGGAGCGTGA
- a CDS encoding nucleotide sugar dehydrogenase: MRVQRICCIGAGYVGGPTMAVIADRCPDVQVTVVDINQTRIDAWNNADLAQLPVYEPGLDAVVGRARGRNLTFSTAVSEAIASADMVFISVNTPTKTKGLGAGQASDLRWVEACAREVALAATGHTIVVEKSTLPVRTAEAIKTILEAAHDGSEMRSFSVLSNPEFLAEGTAIRDLETPDRVLIGGEDQSSIDALAEVYSHWVPANQILRTNLWSSELSKLTANAFLAQRISSINSVAALCEATGADVREVARAIGTDSRIGPKFLQSGPGFGGSCFQKDILNLVYLCRYFGLPEVADYWESVVTLNTWQQHRISRLVVQKLFGTVTGKRLAILGFAFKADTNDTREAPAIRIAGDLLEEGAQLAIHDPKVMVSQIARDLKLESSGTSEGLSGIGSWGQATSVEEAVNGADAVLILTEWRDYQSLNWKSLAARMRRPAWVFDARAVANPIQVKEAGLMLWRVGDGAQ, from the coding sequence GTGAGGGTCCAACGGATCTGCTGCATCGGTGCCGGATATGTCGGGGGGCCGACCATGGCGGTGATTGCCGATCGTTGCCCCGATGTCCAGGTGACTGTGGTGGACATCAACCAAACTCGCATCGATGCCTGGAATAACGCTGACCTTGCTCAGCTGCCCGTCTACGAACCCGGATTGGATGCAGTTGTCGGGCGTGCTCGCGGTCGAAATCTGACGTTTTCAACGGCTGTGTCTGAGGCGATTGCCTCAGCCGACATGGTGTTTATCTCGGTCAATACCCCAACCAAGACCAAGGGATTGGGTGCTGGTCAGGCGAGTGATCTCCGCTGGGTTGAGGCATGTGCTCGAGAAGTCGCCCTTGCTGCAACTGGCCACACCATTGTCGTGGAGAAGAGCACATTGCCTGTCCGAACGGCTGAGGCGATAAAAACGATTTTGGAGGCAGCCCACGATGGCAGTGAGATGCGATCGTTTTCGGTGCTGTCTAACCCTGAATTTTTGGCAGAAGGAACAGCGATTCGGGATCTTGAGACGCCAGACCGTGTGTTGATTGGCGGTGAGGATCAATCGTCCATTGATGCTTTGGCGGAGGTGTACAGCCATTGGGTTCCTGCCAACCAAATCCTCCGTACCAATTTATGGAGCAGTGAGCTCTCGAAACTCACTGCTAATGCCTTCTTGGCTCAAAGGATTAGCTCCATCAACTCTGTGGCGGCTCTATGTGAAGCCACTGGTGCCGATGTTCGGGAGGTTGCCCGCGCGATAGGTACCGATAGCCGCATAGGGCCAAAATTTCTTCAATCAGGACCAGGTTTCGGAGGTAGTTGCTTTCAAAAAGACATCCTGAATTTGGTGTATCTCTGCCGATATTTTGGATTGCCAGAAGTCGCTGATTACTGGGAAAGTGTTGTGACGCTGAATACCTGGCAGCAACATCGGATTTCACGTCTTGTGGTGCAAAAGTTGTTTGGCACTGTTACCGGCAAGAGACTGGCGATATTGGGGTTTGCCTTCAAGGCTGATACCAACGACACGCGCGAGGCTCCCGCCATTCGTATTGCTGGTGATCTTCTGGAGGAGGGGGCTCAATTGGCGATTCATGATCCCAAGGTCATGGTCAGTCAGATCGCTCGTGACTTGAAATTGGAGTCATCAGGAACCAGCGAAGGGCTCAGTGGAATTGGCAGTTGGGGGCAAGCCACATCGGTTGAGGAGGCAGTCAACGGAGCTGACGCAGTTTTAATCCTGACGGAGTGGCGCGACTATCAGTCGCTCAACTGGAAGTCCCTTGCTGCTCGGATGCGAAGACCAGCTTGGGTCTTTGATGCTCGTGCGGTTGCCAATCCCATCCAGGTGAAGGAGGCAGGTCTCATGCTTTGGCGTGTGGGTGACGGCGCTCAGTGA
- the psbE gene encoding cytochrome b559 subunit alpha, translating to MAAGSTGERPFFEIITSIRYWVIHAVTLPSIFLAGFLFVSTGLAYDAFGTPRPDAYFQATESRAPVVSQRFEGKDQLDVRLK from the coding sequence ATGGCTGCAGGCTCTACCGGAGAACGGCCGTTCTTCGAAATCATTACGAGCATCCGCTACTGGGTGATCCATGCCGTGACTCTTCCGTCGATCTTTCTGGCTGGATTCCTATTCGTGTCCACAGGCCTTGCCTATGACGCATTTGGGACCCCCCGTCCGGATGCTTACTTTCAGGCAACTGAAAGCAGAGCTCCTGTTGTGAGCCAGCGATTTGAGGGCAAAGACCAACTTGACGTTCGCTTGAAATAA